From Permianibacter aggregans, a single genomic window includes:
- a CDS encoding site-2 protease family protein produces the protein MITLLFNGQVGLFVLLLGAIIFSLTLHEFGHAFSAKLLGDRTAEQAGRLTLNPISHIDPLGLLMVVMVGFGWAKPVPFNPSRANVPWAGAFIGAAGPFMNLLIAIVSVNLYVWAAETGAFDLESGLGVALILLAQINLLLMIFNLIPLGPLDGHYVMSWLLPRNLSYRYDRFNAQYGAMIFLVLIALSILGFPIFRFVTSLAGSILPYLTFM, from the coding sequence ATGATTACCTTGTTGTTCAATGGTCAGGTAGGTTTGTTTGTGCTGCTGCTGGGCGCAATTATTTTCTCGCTGACGCTGCACGAATTTGGTCACGCTTTTTCGGCTAAATTGCTCGGCGACCGTACCGCAGAGCAAGCTGGAAGGTTGACGCTGAATCCGATTTCGCACATCGATCCGCTCGGCCTGCTGATGGTCGTGATGGTGGGTTTTGGTTGGGCGAAACCGGTGCCGTTCAATCCGAGTCGAGCAAACGTACCCTGGGCTGGCGCGTTTATTGGCGCAGCGGGTCCGTTCATGAATCTTCTTATCGCGATTGTCTCGGTGAATCTTTATGTTTGGGCGGCAGAAACCGGGGCATTCGATTTGGAAAGTGGCCTTGGTGTGGCGCTGATTTTGCTGGCGCAAATCAATTTGTTGCTGATGATTTTCAACCTGATTCCGCTTGGACCACTCGATGGTCATTATGTGATGTCATGGTTATTGCCACGCAATTTGAGTTACCGCTATGACCGGTTCAATGCCCAGTATGGCGCGATGATTTTTCTGGTGTTGATTGCGCTCAGTATTCTTGGCTTTCCGATTTTC
- a CDS encoding peptidylprolyl isomerase: MADRREVDAELWQAAVQSDDNEQRTTALRLLGRIGGDPVVDLLLPSLQHERPEIRLEAAFALGISGSVNAIAPLHARLAEESNAEVASAIWLALANLAAPRLQSQLVDAWDHEPEQQQTLAQAAAFLWAYHRDKLQQLDRGLVNRLMQAARSDNVALASNSAAALARVRKESGAFRRHILIDTLKNAPVERSRQLLLKVLGANSDAVGDAFLRDILAGKAYRDTPPSDAERAEAAAALVARLDDKALTTFIQAMKDEPSWSVRALAFQSLSAEQVERLRAELQAHIEAVPADRAVLMPILQPIEFRDETEEPAKATADYHDVRKASGTQIRLSTNRGDIDIELLPQAPYTAANFLELVGKGYYNGTVFHRVIPNFVAQGGDPSGRGDGGPGYRIREELSRLPHERGYIGMATAGKDTAGSQFFFNTERNPHLDWHYTVFAKVMRGEDIMMALQQGDTIVSAKVLDKR; the protein is encoded by the coding sequence ATGGCGGATCGACGTGAGGTCGATGCTGAACTCTGGCAGGCGGCCGTGCAAAGCGACGACAACGAACAGCGTACGACGGCACTGCGTCTGCTTGGTCGTATCGGCGGTGATCCGGTGGTGGATTTGCTGCTGCCATCGCTGCAGCACGAACGTCCCGAGATTCGCCTGGAAGCAGCGTTTGCGCTCGGCATTTCCGGTAGCGTCAATGCCATTGCGCCGCTGCATGCTCGCTTGGCCGAAGAATCGAACGCTGAAGTGGCCTCGGCGATCTGGCTGGCGCTGGCCAACCTGGCCGCACCGCGGCTGCAATCGCAATTGGTCGATGCCTGGGATCATGAGCCGGAACAGCAGCAAACGCTGGCCCAGGCCGCGGCTTTTCTCTGGGCCTATCATCGCGACAAGTTGCAGCAGCTTGATCGCGGCCTGGTCAATCGTCTGATGCAAGCCGCGCGCAGCGACAACGTGGCGCTGGCCAGCAACAGCGCCGCGGCATTGGCTCGGGTGCGCAAAGAGTCTGGCGCCTTCCGCCGCCATATCCTCATCGATACGCTGAAAAACGCACCGGTCGAGCGTTCCCGGCAACTGTTGTTGAAAGTGCTCGGTGCCAATAGCGACGCCGTTGGTGATGCCTTCCTGCGCGATATCCTGGCCGGTAAGGCTTACCGCGATACACCGCCTTCCGATGCCGAACGAGCTGAAGCAGCGGCGGCGCTGGTTGCCCGGCTCGACGACAAAGCGCTGACGACGTTTATCCAGGCCATGAAAGACGAACCATCCTGGTCGGTGCGGGCGCTGGCGTTTCAATCATTGAGTGCTGAACAAGTTGAGCGCCTGCGTGCTGAATTGCAGGCGCATATTGAAGCGGTGCCGGCGGATCGCGCGGTGCTGATGCCGATACTGCAGCCCATCGAGTTTCGTGATGAAACCGAAGAGCCTGCAAAAGCCACCGCTGATTATCACGACGTTCGCAAAGCGAGTGGCACGCAGATAAGACTGAGCACCAATCGCGGGGATATCGATATCGAGTTGTTGCCGCAAGCGCCCTATACCGCTGCCAATTTCCTCGAACTGGTTGGCAAGGGCTATTACAACGGCACGGTGTTTCATCGAGTGATTCCGAATTTTGTCGCCCAAGGCGGTGACCCGAGCGGTCGCGGCGATGGCGGTCCCGGTTACCGGATTCGTGAAGAGCTGAGCCGCTTGCCGCATGAGCGAGGCTATATCGGTATGGCCACGGCCGGCAAAGACACGGCCGGATCGCAGTTTTTCTTCAACACCGAACGCAATCCGCATCTCGATTGGCATTACACCGTGTTCGCCAAAGTCATGCGTGGCGAAGACATCATGATGGCGCTGCAGCAAGGCGATACCATCGTTTCAGCAAAAGTGCTGGATAAACGCTGA
- the ettA gene encoding energy-dependent translational throttle protein EttA, whose translation MAQYICSMYKVSKVVPPKRTIIKDISLSFFPGAKIGVLGLNGAGKSTLLRIMAGVDKEFEGDFNMLAGTKVGYLAQEPQLNTEKNVRGNIEEAVAEIYEAKAKLDAVYAAYAEPDADFDKLAKQQGELEAYLASVNGDDVDRQLEVAADALRLPPWDADVNTLSGGEKRRVALCKLLLSKPDMLLLDEPTNHLDAESVAWLERFLHDFPGTVIAVTHDRYFLDNVAGWILELDRGYGIPWEGNYSSWLDQKSARLEQEQRAEAAHMRAMKEELEWVRKNPKARQAKNKARVQRFEELSSVEFQKRNETQELYVPPGPRLGNMVVEAKGVKKAFGDRLLYDNLNFNLPPGGIVGIIGPNGAGKSTLFKMITGEQKPDGGELRIGDTVKLAYVDQSRDSLNPNNTVWQEVSDGLDIITIGTYQIPSRAYIGRFNFKGSDQQKFVKDLSGGERNRLHLAKLLKSGGNVLLLDEPTNDLDVETLRALEEALLSFAGCAVVISHDRWFLDRTATHILAFEGDSQVVWFEGNYADYEADRKRRLGVEADQPHRLKYKKLAS comes from the coding sequence GTGGCCCAATATATCTGCAGCATGTACAAAGTGTCCAAGGTCGTGCCACCGAAGCGCACGATCATCAAGGACATTTCCCTTTCCTTCTTCCCTGGCGCGAAAATCGGCGTACTCGGCTTGAACGGCGCCGGCAAATCGACGCTGTTGCGCATCATGGCTGGTGTCGACAAGGAATTTGAAGGCGATTTCAATATGCTGGCCGGCACCAAAGTCGGTTACCTGGCGCAGGAGCCGCAGCTCAATACCGAGAAAAACGTGCGCGGCAATATCGAAGAAGCTGTTGCCGAAATCTACGAAGCGAAAGCCAAACTCGATGCCGTTTACGCCGCCTATGCCGAACCGGATGCCGATTTTGACAAGCTGGCCAAGCAGCAGGGCGAACTGGAAGCCTACCTCGCTTCCGTCAATGGTGACGATGTTGACCGGCAACTGGAAGTCGCCGCCGATGCGCTGCGCCTGCCGCCTTGGGACGCCGACGTCAATACCTTGTCCGGCGGTGAAAAGCGCCGCGTCGCGCTGTGCAAACTGCTGCTGAGCAAACCAGACATGCTGCTGCTCGACGAACCGACCAACCATTTGGATGCCGAATCGGTCGCCTGGCTTGAGCGCTTCCTGCACGATTTCCCGGGCACCGTCATTGCGGTCACCCACGATCGCTATTTCCTCGACAACGTCGCTGGCTGGATTCTGGAACTGGACCGTGGCTACGGCATTCCTTGGGAAGGCAATTATTCTTCCTGGCTGGATCAGAAGAGCGCTCGTTTGGAGCAAGAGCAGCGCGCTGAAGCCGCACACATGCGGGCGATGAAAGAAGAGCTGGAATGGGTGCGCAAAAACCCGAAAGCGCGTCAGGCGAAAAACAAAGCCCGTGTTCAGCGCTTTGAGGAACTCTCATCAGTGGAATTCCAGAAACGCAACGAAACCCAAGAGCTCTACGTGCCACCGGGTCCACGCTTAGGCAACATGGTCGTGGAAGCCAAGGGCGTCAAGAAAGCCTTCGGCGATCGCTTGCTGTACGACAATCTGAATTTCAACCTGCCGCCGGGTGGCATTGTTGGCATCATCGGTCCGAACGGCGCGGGTAAGTCGACGCTGTTCAAGATGATCACCGGCGAACAAAAACCGGATGGCGGCGAGCTGCGCATCGGCGACACGGTAAAGCTTGCTTATGTCGATCAATCGCGCGACAGTCTGAATCCGAACAACACGGTGTGGCAGGAAGTTTCCGATGGTTTGGACATCATCACCATTGGCACCTACCAAATCCCTTCGCGCGCCTATATCGGCCGCTTCAACTTCAAAGGCAGCGATCAGCAAAAATTCGTCAAGGATTTATCTGGCGGTGAGCGCAACCGTCTGCATTTGGCCAAGCTGCTGAAAAGCGGTGGCAACGTGCTGCTGCTCGACGAACCGACCAACGATCTCGACGTCGAAACGCTGCGCGCCTTGGAAGAAGCACTGCTGTCGTTCGCCGGTTGCGCTGTGGTCATTTCCCACGATCGCTGGTTCCTGGATCGCACCGCCACCCATATCCTGGCGTTCGAAGGTGACTCGCAAGTGGTCTGGTTCGAAGGCAACTATGCGGATTACGAAGCCGACCGCAAACGTCGCTTGGGTGTAGAAGCTGATCAGCCGCACCGCCTGAAATACAAGAAGCTGGCGAGCTAA
- the htpX gene encoding protease HtpX, with the protein MMRIALFLLTNLAVVLVAGIVLNLLGVKSYLSQSGIQYGSLLVFCFIFGMTGAIISLLISKWMAKRSMGVYVIEQPRNAEEKWLVDTVAELAHKAGIGMPEVGVFPSDQSNAFATGWNKNNALVAVSAGMLRRFNKEEVKAVLGHEVGHVANGDMITLTLIQGVVNTFVMFFARIIGYAVDSFLRRDEESSGPGFGFYIATFVAEMILGILASMIVAWFSRRREYRADHAGATLASRFGMIGALQRLMAEQGQPVQMPAEMTAFGIRNGGNSIAHLFATHPPLEERIRALQSQQ; encoded by the coding sequence ATGATGCGTATTGCGTTATTCCTGTTAACCAACCTGGCTGTGGTGCTGGTCGCTGGCATCGTACTGAACCTGCTGGGCGTCAAGAGTTACTTGTCGCAGTCCGGCATTCAGTACGGCAGTCTGTTGGTGTTCTGCTTTATTTTCGGTATGACCGGCGCGATCATCTCCCTGCTGATTTCGAAATGGATGGCGAAGCGGTCAATGGGCGTTTACGTCATCGAGCAACCGCGTAATGCCGAAGAGAAATGGCTGGTCGACACGGTCGCCGAGCTTGCTCACAAAGCCGGCATCGGCATGCCGGAAGTCGGTGTGTTTCCGTCTGACCAATCGAACGCGTTTGCCACGGGTTGGAACAAAAACAACGCGCTGGTGGCGGTGTCTGCCGGCATGCTGCGTCGATTCAATAAGGAAGAAGTCAAAGCCGTACTTGGTCACGAAGTTGGCCACGTGGCCAACGGCGACATGATCACGCTGACGCTGATTCAAGGCGTTGTGAACACCTTTGTGATGTTCTTCGCCCGCATCATCGGCTATGCCGTTGATAGCTTCCTGCGTCGCGACGAAGAGAGCAGCGGCCCTGGCTTTGGTTTTTATATCGCAACTTTCGTTGCCGAAATGATCCTGGGCATTCTGGCCAGCATGATTGTCGCCTGGTTCTCGCGCCGCCGCGAATACCGTGCTGACCATGCCGGTGCCACGCTGGCTTCACGTTTCGGCATGATCGGCGCATTGCAGCGCTTGATGGCCGAGCAAGGCCAACCGGTACAAATGCCGGCCGAGATGACGGCGTTTGGCATCCGCAATGGCGGCAACAGCATCGCCCATTTGTTCGCGACCCACCCGCCGCTGGAAGAGCGCATCCGCGCCTTGCAGAGCCAGCAGTAA
- the lnt gene encoding apolipoprotein N-acyltransferase has product MYVTIRALLALLAGALYPLAFAPIDLTGMVVVSLCGLLLLWEGRSAREAAWLGWLWGVAAFGIGTSWVHVAIHVYGNAPLWLSMLLTVGFVAILALYPALLGWCLQRFFTDRRAQRLAIIPLWVIGEYLRGHLFSGFPWMFAGYSQTDTVLKFIAPIAGVYGISLLLISLAVLAIMAGHEFVRERHPLWKTATFAMLFVALALPWWRWNTPVVTDQEDSVSVALVQANIEQSVRWQPERFEQTKNEYLALTEPLIGRADLVIWPEGAIPSFANYLNDYFQPLHDRALDNNTSLIFGMAVIDPDQRYYNSVIGMGHGRGRYDKRQLVPFGEYVPFEKLLRGLLAFFNLPMSGFTEGREASLLYTPKAAIAAAICYEIAYPELVRDNVASMQQQKGFLLTVSNDAWFGRSLGPAQHLQIARMRALENELALVRSTITGITAVTDQFGQIQSQLPPFDVGVLKTRVSLHTSSSLWQRFGLWPVAIICLLLLGVAGAVNRLKNHSKTPE; this is encoded by the coding sequence ATGTACGTCACGATAAGAGCCTTATTGGCATTGCTGGCCGGCGCCTTGTATCCGCTGGCTTTCGCACCGATTGATTTGACCGGTATGGTCGTCGTCAGCCTCTGCGGTTTGTTGCTGCTCTGGGAAGGGCGTAGCGCCCGCGAGGCGGCCTGGCTCGGCTGGCTATGGGGCGTTGCTGCATTCGGTATCGGCACCTCCTGGGTGCATGTCGCGATTCATGTTTACGGCAATGCGCCGCTATGGCTGTCGATGTTGTTGACCGTTGGCTTTGTCGCGATTCTGGCGCTGTACCCGGCCTTGCTCGGTTGGTGTCTGCAGCGCTTTTTTACTGATCGGCGGGCGCAACGTTTGGCGATCATTCCGTTGTGGGTTATCGGCGAGTATTTGCGCGGCCATCTGTTCAGCGGATTTCCCTGGATGTTTGCCGGTTATTCGCAAACCGACACGGTATTGAAATTCATTGCACCGATCGCCGGCGTTTATGGCATTTCCTTGCTGCTGATCAGCCTGGCGGTGCTGGCAATCATGGCCGGCCATGAGTTTGTTCGCGAGCGTCATCCGCTATGGAAAACGGCGACGTTTGCGATGCTGTTTGTCGCGCTGGCGCTGCCATGGTGGCGTTGGAACACGCCGGTTGTCACCGATCAGGAAGATAGCGTCAGCGTCGCATTGGTGCAGGCCAATATCGAACAATCGGTGCGCTGGCAACCGGAACGTTTTGAACAAACCAAAAACGAATACCTGGCGCTGACCGAGCCATTAATTGGTCGTGCTGATCTGGTCATCTGGCCGGAAGGCGCGATTCCTTCCTTTGCCAACTATCTCAATGACTATTTTCAACCGCTGCATGATCGCGCACTGGACAATAACACCAGTTTGATTTTCGGTATGGCGGTCATCGACCCGGATCAGCGTTACTACAATAGCGTCATTGGCATGGGCCACGGCCGCGGCCGATACGACAAACGGCAACTGGTGCCCTTCGGTGAATATGTGCCGTTCGAGAAATTGCTGCGTGGGCTGCTGGCGTTTTTCAATCTACCGATGTCCGGTTTCACCGAAGGTCGTGAAGCCTCGCTGCTGTACACGCCGAAAGCTGCCATTGCCGCCGCCATTTGTTACGAAATCGCCTATCCGGAATTGGTGCGGGACAATGTGGCGTCGATGCAGCAGCAAAAAGGCTTTTTGCTGACGGTCAGCAACGATGCCTGGTTCGGTCGCTCGCTCGGCCCTGCCCAGCATTTGCAAATCGCACGGATGCGGGCGCTGGAGAACGAACTGGCTTTGGTAAGAAGCACTATTACGGGCATTACCGCGGTCACGGATCAATTCGGGCAAATCCAATCGCAATTGCCGCCGTTTGATGTCGGCGTGCTGAAAACACGGGTGAGTTTGCACACAAGTTCAAGCCTTTGGCAGCGATTTGGCCTGTGGCCTGTTGCCATCATTTGTCTTTTGTTACTGGGTGTTGCAGGCGCCGTAAATCGCTTGAAAAACCACTCTAAGACCCCAGAATAG
- a CDS encoding P-loop NTPase family protein: protein MRTLIFGNSGSGKSTLARKLAAEQLAAHLDLDSVAWHPHSPTSRRSLAESQADIEHFVEAHSRWVIEGCYSSLLALVLPFAEQLIFLNPGIETCQHNCRMRPFEPHKYSSKQAQDENLAMLLDWVAQYEQRDDEFSLQAHRRLFDQFHGLKVEYHDNLPFNAERSATSVSPR from the coding sequence ATGCGTACACTGATTTTCGGTAATTCCGGTTCTGGGAAATCAACGTTGGCCAGAAAGTTGGCGGCTGAGCAGCTGGCCGCCCATCTCGATTTGGACAGCGTTGCCTGGCATCCGCATTCGCCGACATCTCGACGCTCTTTGGCTGAAAGCCAGGCCGATATTGAACACTTTGTTGAGGCTCATTCACGTTGGGTCATCGAGGGTTGCTACAGTTCGTTGCTGGCGCTGGTTTTGCCATTTGCCGAGCAACTGATTTTCCTGAATCCCGGCATCGAAACCTGTCAGCACAATTGCCGAATGCGGCCATTTGAACCGCACAAATATTCCAGCAAACAAGCCCAGGATGAAAACCTGGCGATGCTGCTGGATTGGGTGGCGCAATACGAACAACGCGATGATGAATTTTCATTGCAGGCACACCGCCGACTGTTTGACCAGTTTCACGGTCTGAAAGTCGAGTATCACGATAATCTGCCGTTTAACGCCGAGCGTTCCGCCACATCGGTTTCTCCGCGCTAA
- a CDS encoding HlyC/CorC family transporter, producing the protein MSDDPRSQSHSPFFHRLKSLWRHTPTDRQDLKQTLREAAEETVIDRDTLSMLEGVMSVAELRVRDIMIPRAQMVVINEDDELKQILPVIVESGHSRYPVIGKNRDQVEGVLLAKDLLQFNLMAPEEADAAFDIHEILRPSLVVPESKRLDSLLREFRISRNHMAIVVDEYGGVAGLVTIEDVLEQIVGDIADEYDFEGEEYQLRQLGPQEWHVSAATSVEEFNEHFHTEFDVDEFDTIGGVVANRFGHMPQRGEHLALSDLNFTVIACDSRRIKMLRVQRKPVLQTRNAVEQ; encoded by the coding sequence ATGAGCGACGACCCTCGATCGCAAAGCCACAGTCCCTTCTTCCATCGTCTTAAATCGCTTTGGCGACACACTCCAACCGACCGGCAGGACTTGAAGCAAACCCTGCGTGAAGCCGCCGAAGAAACCGTTATCGACCGCGATACGCTGAGCATGCTCGAAGGCGTCATGAGCGTCGCCGAACTGCGGGTGCGCGACATCATGATTCCGCGCGCGCAAATGGTCGTCATTAATGAAGACGACGAGCTGAAACAGATTCTGCCGGTGATCGTTGAATCCGGGCATTCGCGCTATCCGGTCATTGGCAAGAATCGCGACCAGGTCGAAGGCGTTTTGCTGGCCAAAGACCTGCTGCAGTTCAACCTGATGGCGCCGGAAGAGGCTGACGCCGCGTTTGATATTCACGAAATTCTGCGGCCGTCGCTGGTGGTGCCGGAAAGCAAACGGCTGGACAGCCTGCTGCGTGAGTTCCGCATCAGCCGCAATCATATGGCGATTGTGGTTGACGAATACGGCGGCGTTGCCGGTCTCGTTACCATTGAGGATGTGCTCGAGCAAATCGTTGGCGATATTGCCGATGAATACGATTTTGAAGGCGAGGAATATCAGCTTCGTCAGCTCGGTCCGCAGGAGTGGCATGTCAGTGCGGCGACCAGTGTTGAGGAGTTCAACGAGCATTTCCATACCGAGTTTGATGTCGATGAATTCGACACGATTGGTGGCGTTGTTGCCAACCGTTTTGGCCATATGCCTCAGCGTGGTGAACATCTGGCCCTTTCGGATTTGAATTTCACCGTCATTGCCTGCGACAGTCGCCGAATCAAGATGCTGCGTGTGCAACGCAAACCGGTACTGCAGACCCGCAACGCCGTTGAGCAATAG
- the ybeY gene encoding rRNA maturation RNase YbeY, whose product MSLRLNLTVQNMTKRQDVPTATLLRRYARAALLGHKNRAGLTIRIVGEKESQQLNADYRQKDYPTNVLSFASDHPFEVSEHYLGDLVICAAVVAKEAKEQGKTARAHWAHMVVHGVLHLLGYDHIKSADADIMENEERRIMANLNFPDPYLIEDDQVL is encoded by the coding sequence ATGAGTCTGCGTCTGAATTTGACCGTGCAAAACATGACCAAGCGCCAGGATGTACCGACCGCGACCTTGTTGCGTCGTTATGCTCGCGCCGCACTGCTTGGTCACAAAAACCGGGCTGGCCTGACGATACGCATCGTCGGCGAGAAAGAAAGCCAGCAATTGAATGCGGACTACCGTCAAAAAGACTATCCGACCAATGTCCTCAGTTTTGCCAGCGATCACCCGTTCGAAGTAAGTGAGCACTATCTTGGCGATCTGGTTATTTGTGCTGCTGTGGTTGCCAAGGAAGCGAAAGAGCAGGGCAAAACCGCTCGTGCCCACTGGGCTCATATGGTGGTGCATGGTGTCTTGCATTTGTTAGGCTATGACCATATAAAATCCGCAGACGCCGACATCATGGAAAATGAAGAGCGGCGCATTATGGCGAATTTGAATTTTCCCGATCCGTACCTGATCGAAGACGATCAAGTGTTGTGA
- a CDS encoding PhoH family protein produces MDNARLSAVTGQLDDNLRQIERRLGVEISNRSNQFRVIGDREQAEAAADVVLALFELSETQGAITRADLHLLLQQFRVREDKQKMEKDFTVFTKRGPIKARNSNQANYIDSIRHSDISFGIGPAGTGKTYLAVACAVDALERQQVRRIILTRPAVEAGEKLGFLPGDMAQKVDPYLRPLYDALYEMLGFEKVEKYMERNVIEVAPLAFMRGRTLNESFVILDESQNTTVEQMKMLLTRIGFDSRAVITGDITQVDLPRNTKSGLRHAIEVLQGIDRVSFTFFTAEDVVRHPVVMRVVRAYEEWERKQSLLKAQKEERKAANEQETGE; encoded by the coding sequence ATGGACAACGCGCGGTTGTCCGCGGTAACCGGTCAGCTTGACGACAACCTGCGCCAAATCGAACGAAGGCTGGGCGTTGAGATCAGCAATCGCAGCAATCAATTTCGCGTCATTGGCGATCGTGAGCAGGCCGAAGCGGCTGCCGATGTCGTGCTGGCGCTGTTTGAGCTGTCAGAAACGCAGGGCGCGATCACCCGCGCCGATTTGCATTTATTGTTGCAGCAATTCCGGGTCCGTGAAGACAAACAGAAAATGGAAAAAGACTTCACGGTCTTTACCAAACGCGGCCCGATCAAGGCACGTAACAGTAACCAGGCCAATTACATCGACAGCATTCGCCACAGCGATATCAGCTTTGGTATCGGCCCGGCCGGTACCGGCAAAACGTATCTCGCGGTCGCCTGCGCCGTTGATGCGCTGGAACGGCAGCAGGTTCGCCGCATCATTTTGACGCGCCCTGCTGTGGAAGCAGGCGAAAAGCTCGGCTTTTTACCGGGTGATATGGCCCAGAAAGTCGACCCGTATTTGCGTCCGCTGTATGACGCGCTCTATGAAATGCTCGGCTTCGAAAAAGTCGAAAAATACATGGAGCGCAATGTCATTGAAGTGGCGCCGTTGGCATTCATGCGTGGCCGCACATTGAATGAAAGTTTTGTCATTCTCGATGAAAGCCAGAACACCACCGTCGAGCAGATGAAAATGCTGCTGACCCGTATCGGTTTTGACTCCCGCGCGGTCATTACCGGCGATATCACTCAGGTCGATTTGCCGCGCAACACCAAATCCGGTTTGCGTCACGCCATTGAAGTGTTGCAGGGCATTGATCGGGTCAGCTTCACGTTTTTCACCGCTGAAGACGTCGTTCGCCATCCGGTGGTCATGCGTGTGGTGCGCGCTTATGAAGAATGGGAACGCAAGCAATCCTTGTTGAAAGCGCAGAAAGAAGAACGCAAAGCGGCCAATGAACAGGAAACTGGCGAATGA
- the miaB gene encoding tRNA (N6-isopentenyl adenosine(37)-C2)-methylthiotransferase MiaB, translated as MKQKLYIKTWGCQMNEYDSSRMADLLKDHDGMEVTEHPEEADVILLNTCSIREKAQEKVFSQLGEWRPLKQKNPNLVIGVGGCVASQEGAAIRQRAPYVDVVFGPQTLHRLPELISKVRTEHKPAIDISFPEIEKFDRLPEPSVNGASAFVSIMEGCNKYCTFCVVPYTRGAEVSRPLDDVLAEVVSLAEKGVREINFLGQNVNAYQGKTHDGGFADLAELIELTASIPQIGRIRFTTSHPVEFSDRLIEVYGRVPKLVSHLHLPVQSGSDRILAAMKRGHTALEYKSKVRRLKAIRPDLSMSSDFIIGFPGETQADFDATMKLVADIGYDMSFSFIYSARPGTPAADLHDETPESVKKERLQLLQHRLNQQAQQIARQMVGSVQTVLVDGPSKKDPMQLSGRTENNRIVNFSGPHTLIGDFVNVRITEALPNSLRGEMVEEAAA; from the coding sequence ATGAAGCAAAAGCTGTATATCAAGACCTGGGGTTGCCAGATGAACGAGTACGACTCGTCGCGTATGGCCGACCTGCTGAAAGACCACGACGGCATGGAAGTGACCGAACATCCGGAAGAAGCGGATGTGATCCTGCTGAATACCTGCTCGATTCGGGAAAAGGCCCAGGAAAAAGTGTTTTCCCAGCTCGGCGAATGGCGGCCGCTGAAGCAGAAGAATCCGAACCTGGTCATTGGTGTTGGTGGTTGCGTCGCCTCCCAGGAAGGCGCGGCGATTCGTCAGCGCGCGCCTTATGTCGATGTCGTATTCGGCCCGCAGACGCTGCATCGTTTGCCTGAACTGATCAGCAAAGTCCGCACCGAGCACAAGCCGGCCATCGATATTTCCTTCCCGGAAATCGAAAAGTTTGATCGGCTGCCGGAACCGAGCGTCAATGGTGCTTCGGCGTTTGTCTCGATCATGGAAGGCTGCAACAAATACTGCACGTTCTGTGTGGTGCCTTACACCCGTGGTGCCGAAGTCTCGCGTCCGCTCGATGATGTGCTTGCTGAAGTCGTGTCCTTGGCCGAAAAAGGCGTGCGCGAAATCAATTTCCTGGGCCAGAACGTCAATGCCTATCAGGGCAAAACCCATGACGGCGGTTTCGCCGATTTGGCCGAACTGATTGAACTGACAGCGTCGATTCCGCAAATCGGTCGCATCCGTTTTACCACCTCGCATCCGGTCGAGTTTTCTGATCGCCTGATCGAAGTCTATGGCCGGGTGCCGAAACTGGTTTCGCATTTGCATCTGCCGGTGCAAAGCGGTTCTGATCGGATTCTGGCCGCGATGAAGCGCGGCCACACGGCGCTCGAATACAAATCGAAAGTGCGTAGGCTGAAAGCGATTCGCCCGGACTTGTCGATGTCATCCGATTTCATCATCGGTTTTCCCGGTGAAACCCAGGCCGATTTTGATGCCACGATGAAACTCGTCGCCGACATCGGTTATGACATGAGCTTCAGTTTTATTTACAGCGCTCGCCCCGGTACGCCGGCTGCCGATCTGCACGATGAAACGCCGGAGTCGGTGAAAAAAGAACGGCTGCAATTGCTGCAACATCGCCTGAATCAACAGGCCCAGCAGATCGCGCGTCAAATGGTCGGTAGCGTGCAAACGGTGCTGGTCGATGGCCCGAGCAAGAAAGATCCGATGCAGCTGTCCGGCCGCACCGAAAACAATCGCATCGTCAATTTCTCTGGTCCGCATACGCTGATTGGTGATTTCGTTAACGTGCGTATCACCGAAGCGTTGCCAAACAGCCTGCGTGGTGAAATGGTCGAAGAGGCCGCCGCTTGA